A genomic segment from Burkholderiales bacterium encodes:
- a CDS encoding peptidyl-prolyl cis-trans isomerase translates to MAKVRLNTNLGSILLELDAEKAPLTTANFLEYVQSGHYNGTLFHRVIDGFMIQGGGYEPGMVLKPTRAPIRNEADNGLRNEPYTIAMARTSDPHSATAQFFINVANNDFLNFTAPTPQGWGYCVFGRVVEGQEVVDKIRKVRTGQRAGHQDVPVEDVVIESAEVV, encoded by the coding sequence ATGGCAAAGGTAAGACTAAACACAAACCTGGGCAGCATCTTGCTGGAACTTGACGCGGAAAAAGCGCCGCTCACCACCGCCAATTTCCTGGAGTACGTGCAAAGCGGGCATTACAACGGCACGCTCTTTCACCGGGTCATCGACGGTTTCATGATCCAGGGCGGCGGTTACGAACCGGGGATGGTGCTCAAGCCCACCCGCGCCCCCATCCGCAACGAGGCCGACAACGGACTGCGCAACGAGCCCTATACCATCGCCATGGCGCGCACCTCCGATCCCCATTCGGCCACGGCGCAGTTCTTCATCAACGTCGCCAACAATGACTTCCTCAACTTCACCGCGCCCACCCCGCAGGGCTGGGGTTATTGCGTCTTCGGCCGCGTCGTCGAGGGCCAGGAGGTGGTGGACAAAATCCGCAAGGTACGCACTGGCCAGCGGGCCGGGCATCAGGACGTGCCCGTGGAAGACGTGGTGATCGAAAGCGCCGAGGTGGTGTGA
- a CDS encoding peptidyl-prolyl cis-trans isomerase: protein MKKILFIAALALLAAWPARAANPRVEMVTNHGRIVLELFPDKAPVTVENFLNYVKSGFYEGTVFHRVVKDFIVQGGAYTPDFTPKPTLPPIPSEAKNGLTNEPGTIAMARGRDIHSATSQFFINLDSNKFLNHHRDDPDYYGYCVFGKVLSGMDVLKKIAELPTGAAGPLKEDVPLEPVIIEKVALLPPEPAPTPKPKGKANGKGKTKHKPGQHLAGT, encoded by the coding sequence ATGAAAAAAATCCTGTTCATCGCCGCGCTCGCTCTGCTGGCCGCCTGGCCGGCGCGTGCCGCCAATCCCCGGGTGGAGATGGTCACCAACCATGGCCGTATCGTTCTCGAGCTCTTCCCCGACAAGGCGCCGGTGACGGTGGAAAATTTCCTCAATTACGTGAAGAGCGGCTTTTACGAGGGAACGGTCTTTCATCGGGTGGTCAAGGATTTCATCGTGCAGGGGGGTGCCTACACCCCGGATTTCACCCCCAAGCCCACCCTGCCTCCCATTCCCAGCGAAGCCAAGAACGGGCTCACCAATGAACCCGGCACCATCGCCATGGCCCGGGGCCGGGACATCCATTCCGCCACCTCCCAGTTCTTCATCAACCTGGACAGCAACAAATTCCTCAACCACCACCGGGACGATCCCGACTACTATGGTTATTGTGTGTTCGGCAAGGTCTTGAGCGGCATGGACGTGCTGAAGAAAATCGCCGAACTGCCCACCGGCGCCGCTGGCCCCCTCAAGGAGGACGTGCCCCTGGAGCCGGTCATCATCGAGAAGGTGGCCCTGCTGCCGCCGGAACCCGCCCCCACCCCCAAGCCGAAAGGAAAAGCCAATGGCAAAGGTAAGACTAAACACAAACCTGGGCAGCATCTTGCTGGAACTTGA